The proteins below come from a single Torulaspora delbrueckii CBS 1146 chromosome 5, complete genome genomic window:
- the GPI8 gene encoding GPI-anchor transamidase (similar to Saccharomyces cerevisiae GPI8 (YDR331W); ancestral locus Anc_5.375): MLHCLKYSIAVLLLIAGFFGGVVQAEHTNNWAVLVSTSRFWFNYRHMANVLSMYRTVKRLGIPDSQIILMLSDDVACNSRNLFPGSVFNNQDHAIDLYGESVEVDYRGYEVTVENFIRLLTDRWSEDQPKSKRLLTDEKSNIFIYMTGHGGDDFLKFQDAEEIASEDIADAFEQMHQKNRYNEIFFMVDTCQANTMYSKFYSPNILAVGSSEIDESSFSHHSDVEIGVAVIDRFTYYSLDFLEQIEKNSTLTLQDLFDSYTFEKVHSHVGVRTDLYNRDPKEVLITDFFANVQNVVPDNDVEKQYAIGSGDNDTFVQNILNLALERTAEENQAVHSSSQNSKKPLLIKTESFIRESGIRSEGDYKSRLFAASIIAISIISIFISQSKGSHRVQRELYQQ, translated from the coding sequence ATGCTTCATTGTTTGAAGTACTCAATTGCAGTTTTACTGCTCATTGCAGGCTTTTTTGGTGGGGTTGTCCAGGCTGAACACACTAACAATTGGGCTGTGCTGGTTTCTACGTCGCGTTTTTGGTTCAACTACAGGCATATGGCTAATGTATTGAGTATGTACAGAACTGTCAAGAGACTCGGAATTCCAGACTCGCAGATTATTTTGATGTTAAGTGATGATGTAGCCTGTAATTCCAGAAACCTGTTCCCCGGGAGTGTTTTCAATAACCAAGATCACGCAATTGATCTATATGGTGAATCTGTGGAAGTTGATTATCGTGGGTATGAAGTTACTGTGGAGAATTTTATTAGATTGTTAACAGACAGATGGTCAGAGGACCAGCCAAAGTCTAAGAGGTTACTGACCGATGAGAAATCtaacatcttcatctatATGACAGGCCACGGGGGAGATgacttcttgaagtttcaaGATGCCGAGGAGATAGCTTCCGAAGATATTGCAGATGcatttgaacaaatgcATCAAAAGAACAGGTACAATGAGATTTTCTTTATGGTCGATACTTGTCAGGCGAACACTATGTACTCGAAATTCTACTCTCCTAACATCTTAGCTGTTGGTTCTAGTGAAATTGACGAAAGTTCATTTTCTCACCATTCAGATGTTGAAATAGGTGTTGCAGTGATCGATCGATTCACTTACTACAGTTTGGACTTTCTGGAACAGATCGAGAAAAACTCGACTCTGACGTTGCAAGATTTATTTGATTCCTACACTTTTGAGAAAGTTCATTCTCATGTTGGCGTTAGGACTGATCTTTACAACAGAGATCCCAAGGAGGTGTTGATCACGGATTTCTTTGCcaatgttcaaaatgtGGTTCCAGATAACGATGTGGAGAAGCAATATGCTATTGGAAGTGGAGATAATGATACTTTTGTGCAAAACATCTTGAATCTGGCGTTAGAAAGGACAGCAGAGGAAAATCAAGCTGTTCACTCTAGCTCTcagaattcaaagaagcctCTTCTAATTAAGACAGAAAGTTTTATTCGAGAAAGTGGCATCAGAAGTGAAGGAGACTACAAATCTCGCTTATTTGCAGCAAGCATTATCGCAATTTCCATCATATCAATCTTCATCAGTCAATCAAAAGGCAGTCATCGAGTTCAGCGTGAACTATATCAACAGTAA
- the UBX5 gene encoding DNA protein crosslink repair co-factor UBX5 (similar to Saccharomyces cerevisiae UBX5 (YDR330W); ancestral locus Anc_5.374) yields the protein MSQDKIDNFIAITSAENGDLAEHFIEMAGGDLETAIALFFEHGGNRQLRKQESSSSAVGSNLNTHDDGDFAQRLQEEAYRNEEEFVRPPEQARHETLADTHVFPGTYGGIGGSFNPLRRAHDMFDDSRPNGVFNQRLDEDMDSDSDTDSDRITESDDDESYEYVEESVIELDDDGEVREYTKMVRRPKAMSKEQRLALLFRPPFDLMTKTNLDSAKVKARKKNKWIMINIQDAGIFQCQALNRDLWSSKNVKRLIKPNFVFLQYQYESRNAQQYINFYGLQNKDDLPHIAILDPMTGERLKQWNRTVPTPESFIEEVNKFLGSFSLDPTTANPTVKEPTPDIDPTTLTEEQQMELAIQQSLGKPSEPAALNEHDNTEPEHEEERFIEDPFDKIKPIKHEEPTNQPGITTRIQVRTGDGSRIVRRFKVDDTVRTIYEVIKSEIATYSEGKFTLSNHQRENLIDKLDLTIEEAGLKNSSLLLEKIDEED from the coding sequence ATGTCACAAGATAAGATTGACAACTTCATAGCGATTACCAGCGCGGAGAATGGTGACTTGGCTGAACACTTTATCGAGATGGCCGGTGGCGACCTGGAGACCGCTATAGCACTGTTCTTTGAACATGGCGGTAATAGACAACTTAGAAAGCAAGAAAGTAGCTCTTCGGCAGTTGGTTCGAACTTGAATACTCATGACGATGGAGATTTTGCTCAGAGgttgcaagaagaagcgTACCGCAACGAAGAGGAATTTGTGAGACCTCCAGAACAGGCAAGACATGAGACTTTAGCCGACACCCATGTGTTTCCTGGTACTTATGGTGGTATTGGCGGTAGTTTCAACCCTCTGCGTCGCGCTCATGATATGTTTGACGACTCTAGACCCAATGGTGTCTTCAATCAGAGGCTCGATGAAGACATGGACTCAGACTCAGACACAGATTCGGATCGTATAACAGAGTCCGATGATGACGAGTCCTACGAGTATGTGGAAGAATCAGTGATAgagcttgatgatgatggcGAGGTGAGAGAATACACAAAGATGGTGAGACGGCCAAAGGCGATGTCTAAGGAGCAAAGACtggctcttcttttcagaCCGCCCTTCGACCTCATGACCAAGACCAATTTGGATAGTGCTAAGGTTAAAGccagaaagaagaacaaatggATTATGATAAACATTCAAGACGCTGGTATATTTCAATGCCAAGCTCTGAACAGGGATCTTTGGTCATCGAAGAATGTCAAGAGACTGATAAAGCCAAACTTTGTGTTCTTACAGTACCAATATGAATCACGAAATGCTCAACAATACATCAACTTTTATGGATTACAAaacaaagatgatttacCTCACATTGCCATCCTAGATCCCATGACAGGGGAACGTCTGAAACAATGGAATCGCACAGTTCCGACGCCGGAAAGTTTTATTGAAGAGGTTAacaaatttcttggctcttTCTCCCTCGATCCCACAACAGCTAACCCTACAGTCAAGGAACCAACGCCCGATATTGACCCAACCACACTTACTGAAGAGCAGCAAATGGAATTGGCAATCCAGCAATCCCTCGGTAAACCTTCAGAGCCAGCAGCACTTAATGAACACGATAACACTGAGCCTGAACACGAAGAAGAGCGATTCATTGAGGATCCATTTGATAAAATAAAACCTATAAAACACGAAGAGCCCACTAATCAACCAGGAATAACAACCAGGATACAAGTTCGCACAGGTGACGGTAGCAGAATCGTACGCCGATTCAAGGTAGACGACACCGTCAGAACCATTTACGAAGTGATTAAGAGCGAGATAGCAACCTACAGTGAAGGTAAGTTCACTTTGAGCAATCATCAGAGAGAAAATCTCATTGACAAGCTCGATTTGACGATCGAGGAGGCAGGTCTTAAGAACAGTTCGCTTCTGCTGGAGAAAatcgacgaagaagacTAA
- the PEX3 gene encoding Pex3p (similar to Saccharomyces cerevisiae PEX3 (YDR329C); ancestral locus Anc_5.372), which translates to MLGRGKDARSLVQRHRGKILTSVGIIASLLTAGSVCVYLVKRWLYQQQLKITEQHFIREQIRRRFTQTQEDTLYALYELIPVFAMVLAKKLDLEELLIALRDKKLSKGTGNKGKLSDNDALSSGISTSVTEVENLSASTASKVENKTQKSKAELWNELKTKSLIKMVTVSYTISSLLLLTRLQLNILTRREYLETAIKVAVEKESGKTEGRSLVNWVWGLWKYEDESVKLDKTFGESKPKVSSASKNSYINEQAFLSLSWWLLNRGWLEFQTIVEESVDKEFSSLNPRDTLTLQEFSDKLTQVFHHTNEKLLLSPKEGSNEESRLRHILLPSAALEGFVLQQTLDPEALNILSEDRTILGQLIYETTKCIESTVSSIVLESLINESFQYIMEQVESSVSKKKTRKNDDEEPSDKKYQVAVYAISCKDCCNDILKSGLVSMDNEFLARLDSVVILDDLSASVYSNFGFQD; encoded by the coding sequence ATGCTTGGTAGGGGAAAGGATGCCAGGAGCCTGGTACAGAGGCATCGTGGTAAGATTCTCACTTCGGTGGGTATCATAGCGAGTTTGTTGACAGCAGGCTCTGTCTGTGTTTACCTAGTGAAGAGATGGTTATACCAACAGCAGTTGAAGATCACTGAGCAGCACTTTATAAGGGAACAGATTAGAAGACGTTTTACCCAAACCCAGGAGGACACTTTGTATGCTTTATACGAGTTGATTCCTGTCTTCGCAATGGTACTCGCCAAGAAGTTAGATCTGGAAGAACTGTTGATTGCCTTGAGGGATAAGAAGCTGAGCAAAGGTACGGGAAATAAGGGCAAATTGTCTGATAATGACGCCTTATCTTCTGGGATCAGCACCAGTGTTACTGAAGTGGAGAATTTATCAGCCAGTACCGCGAGCAAAGTAGAGAATAAGACTCAGAAGTCTAAAGCTGAGCTATGGAATGAGCTAAAGACGAAGAGTTTGATCAAGATGGTTACAGTTTCGTATACCATATCATCGCTGTTATTACTGACCCGGTTGCAATTAAATATATTAACGAGAAGGGAATATTTAGAGACTGCGATTAAAGTTGCGGTGGAGAAAGAGTCTGGCAAGACAGAGGGTAGATCCTTGGTTAATTGGGTCTGGGGGTTATGGAAATACGAGGACGAAAGTGTCAAGTTGGATAAAACTTTTGGAGAATCCAAGCCCAAGGTGAGTTCAGCATCCAAAAATTCGTACATCAATGAGCAAGCATTTTTATCGCTCTCATGGTGGCTCTTAAACCGAGGTTGGTTAGAATTCCAGACAATTGTCGAAGAAAGCGTTGATAAGGAGTTCTCGTCCCTTAACCCAAGGGATACCCTCACCTTGCAAGAGTTTAGTGATAAACTAACGCAAGTATTCCATCATACAAATGAAAAGCTTTTACTTTCGCCAAAGGAAGGTTCTAATGAAGAATCACGACTAAGGCACATCTTGCTACCTAGCGCAGCCCTCGAAGGGTTTGTTCTACAGCAAACCTTGGATCCTGAGGCGCTAAACATTTTGAGTGAAGACAGGACCATCTTGGGCCAATTGATCTACGAGACCACGAAATGCATCGAAAGCACAGTTTCATCCATCGTTCTGGAATCCCTCATAAACGAATCGTTCCAATACATTATGGAACAAGTCGAGTCAAGTGTcagcaagaagaaaacccGTAAGAacgacgatgaagaacctTCTGATAAGAAGTATCAAGTTGCAGTCTATGCGATCAGTTGCAAGGACTGTTGTAACGACATTTTGAAAAGCGGCCTAGTTTCAATGGACAACGAGTTCCTAGCAAGACTAGACTCGGTAGTTATATTGGATGACCTCAGTGCAAGCGTTTACAGTAACTTCGGGTTTCAGGATTAG
- the TDEL0E02550 gene encoding uncharacterized protein, translated as MVNDDELSQGLKSNIQELQNVLRAYEESSTTKEQLQQLIDLQGRLSKNIQKIHETICPSSQNPQAKFDRTRFYSEDSPYVNKMDKSGSFRLVPPMKLRSKTTPTQLKKKASTKFLLSSLQLLENIRNLQRLQKSSVRDEASIDEPTFTKS; from the coding sequence ATGGTCAATGATGACGAGCTTAGCCAAGGGTTGAAGTCcaatattcaagaattgcaaaatgtGCTGCGAGCTTACGAGGAAAGCTCCACTACAAAGGAACAACTTCAGCAATTAATCGATCTACAAGGACGATTATCCAAAAATATACAAAAAATACATGAAACTATTTGCCCAAGCTCCCAGAATCCGCAGGCGAAGTTCGACCGTACCCGTTTTTACAGTGAAGATAGCCCCTACGTGAACAAGATGGACAAAAGTGGGTCATTCCGGTTAGTTCCTCCAATGAAGCTGCGAAGTAAGACTACACCGACGCAattaaagaagaaagcatcGACAAAGTTCCTACTAAGTAGTCTACAATTACTAGAAAACATCagaaatttgcaaagattgcAAAAGAGCTCCGTCAGAGACGAAGCATCCATAGATGAGCCCACTTTCACAAAAAGTTGA
- the LRP1 gene encoding Lrp1p (similar to Saccharomyces cerevisiae LRP1 (YHR081W); ancestral locus Anc_5.373), translating into MDDHTDIKACILRLNKQLNSLEVDLNKLTAKPLDEQLLLLNDERAKLDLTNKYAYVLSSLMFSYMKILNVKDMSPIRTELARVKSYMDRAKAIDNRGSKEIERQQQEQDRAKKVIKNALDGRQQGPAISKVNFQGKHTRFENGSKDDDKEVRKEQDSIAREVSQTNKDAKKVRSNTHKVSKKRRN; encoded by the coding sequence ATGGATGACCATACTGATATCAAGGCGTGCATTCTACGTCTCAACAAGCAACTGAACTCTTTAGAAGTGGATTTAAATAAGTTAACAGCCAAACCGTTGGATGAACAATTATTGCTACTCAACGATGAAAGAGCCAAGTTGGATCTGACCAACAAATATGCATATGTTTTGAGTTCACTGATGTTTTCATAcatgaagattttgaacgTCAAGGATATGTCACCTATAAGGACAGAACTTGCCAGAGTTAAGAGCTACATGGACAGGGCCAAGGCTATCGATAACAGGGGCTCAAAAGAGATAGAACGTCAGCAACAGGAGCAGGATCGTGCGAAGAAGGTAATAAAGAATGCCCTAGATGGGAGACAGCAGGGACCAGCCATCAGTAAAGTTAATTTTCAAGGAAAGCACACAAGGTTTGAGAATGGgtcaaaagatgatgacaagGAAGTCAGAAAAGAGCAGGATTCCATTGCCCGCGAGGTATCACAGACGAATAAAGATGCCAAAAAGGTCAGGTCGAATACTCATAAAGTAAgtaaaaagagaagaaactga
- the SKP1 gene encoding SCF ubiquitin ligase subunit SKP1 (similar to Saccharomyces cerevisiae SKP1 (YDR328C); ancestral locus Anc_5.371), with product MAGNKNRNVVLVSGEGEKFTVERKIAERSLLLKNYLNDMHDSQLQDDSSDDEEDKKDEAEEDDDDDDDDEIVMPVPNVRSSVLQKVIEWAEHHKDSNFPDEEDDDSRKSAPMDSWDREFLKVDQEMLYEIILAANYLNIKPLLDAGCKVVAEMIRGRSPEEIRRTFNIVNDFTPEEEAAIRRENEWAEDR from the coding sequence ATGGCTGGGAATAAGAACCGTAATGTTGTTTTAGTCAGtggagaaggagaaaagtTTACTGTTGAGCGTAAGATCGCTGAACGGTCtctgttgttgaagaattactTGAACGATATGCACGATAGCCAATTGCAGGATGATAgctctgatgatgaagaggataaaaaggatgaagctgaagaggatgatgacgatgacgacgatgacgaGATTGTTATGCCAGTGCCCAATGTGAGGTCTTCTGTGCTACAAAAAGTGATCGAGTGGGCAGAACACCATAAAGATTCCAATTTTCCcgacgaagaagacgatgacTCACGTAAATCGGCCCCAATGGACTCCTGGGATCGtgaattcttgaaggtgGATCAAGAAATGTTGTACGAAATCATTCTAGCGGCTAACTACTTGAACATCAAACCACTACTGGATGCAGGTTGTAAAGTCGTCGCAGAGATGATTAGAGGACGCTCtcctgaagaaatcagaagAACTTTTAACATTGTTAACGATTTCACAccagaggaagaagcagcTATCAGACGTGAAAACGAATGGGCTGAAGATAGATGA
- the KSP1 gene encoding putative serine/threonine protein kinase KSP1 (similar to Saccharomyces cerevisiae KSP1 (YHR082C); ancestral locus Anc_5.376), with product MSLDYELYKEGGILNDRYQKIEDISEGSYGYVSLAKDIQKKKLVAVKYIYKLEKEETEDGVQQDEQDEEASGVSSSTSSCEKRNKMAKHRKLAISSEVKSRLSENICYESAYEIEIQTKIGNDHKNIVKLLDFFDSYIILEYCSGGDLYEAIKNDLIPRKTKQITHILTQTIDALQYVHSKGIYHRDIKPENILISNLFDWTIKLSDWGLATCNLKSLDRNVGSERYMAPELFESNLDIEERKEPYQCDKVDVWSIGIVFLNIVFSKNPFSVANQSDKSFCYFAANREALFDVFSTMSLDFFQVLRHSLTIDPTNRDLEKMRLELNNLSEYTLDDEYYNSLQDDEVAISDEETHPAPAYIPPSSAPVPVSLPTPISSSIGKTTKRLQPSGSNTPKSSVEESKVTPPAGSSPPNATQSTTSKPEGRQRARSVPKFKFRKRSHPPPKNNSPNNNQNNGHHYNGGKPIKNNYNFSYNHHNNNNGYTNNNNNQKYFQFYGDKPKIIKHSRKPLGIPTPNTHINTYFHDYQKSRQDNGYSSHNSFNTRDFFTPPSVNNRYMEGIFNHNHTSKPNIKHLNFPTNDSKGKNNRRPNAGNRLSVPRTKQTSQGLVLSHHSPGKYIPPNARNYFTSHHPNVPDISTVLRTPTYHEEHSNNDLANKNDSNGGGVDLDDVLFTLEENEHDLPLSDINKLSLYEPPISSHDTNLHERTGSDYPDLLKSPEPVKTNITVTENPYASQLLDGGASGKNHISTAQHRKSVASEHKYKPGVYVPPHHRKSSTSPTSANEATLSVMNNSFNYSTSFGSKYASANSGQSMNYQAPFLSSLKNHSTTTTALQDKDVFAYTDNDAILFSEDENDIDDPQDGKTMFGPYEIHDYDGASYGKLRAGRKSSTIHDEAVGSLEQYKNNWLMLQQQQD from the coding sequence ATGAGTCTGGATTACGAATTGTACAAAGAGGGTGGAATACTCAATGATCGCTACcagaagattgaagatatcagcGAAGGCTCCTATGGTTACGTTTCATTGGCCAAGGAtatccagaagaagaagctagtCGCGGTAAAGTATATTTACAAGCTGGAGAAAGAGGAGACTGAGGACGGTGTCCAACAGGATGAACAGGATGAGGAAGCTAGTGGTGTTAGTAGTTCAACCAGTAGTTGTGAGAAGAGAAATAAGATGGCTAAGCACCGTAAGTTGGCTATTTCCTCGGAGGTTAAATCTCGATTGTCGGAAAATATCTGTTACGAATCCGCCTATGAGATAGAAATTCAGACCAAAATCGGTAATGATCACAAAAATATTGTGAAATTGttggatttctttgattcctACATCATCTTGGAGTACTGTTCAGGTGGGGATCTATATGAGGCCATTAAGAACGACCTCATTCCTAGGAAGACGAAACAGATCACTCATATTCTTACGCAAACCATTGATGCTCTCCAATACGTGCATTCTAAGGGTATTTACCATCGTGATATTAAACCCGAAAACATCTTGATCTCCAACCTGTTCGATTGGACTATCAAGCTTAGCGATTGGGGGTTAGCTACTTGCAATCTAAAGTCGCTTGATCGGAATGTTGGAAGTGAAAGGTATATGGCGCCAGAACTTTTCGAAAGCAATTTGGACATCGAAGAGAGGAAGGAGCCTTATCAATGTGATAAAGTTGATGTTTGGTCAATCGGTATTGTTTTCCTCAACATTGTCTTTTCTAAAAACCCTTTCAGTGTTGCAAACCAGTCAGATAAATCATTCTGTTATTTTGCGGCCAACAGAGAGGCTCTCTTTGATGTGTTCTCCACAATGAGTCTCgatttcttccaagttttGAGACATAGTCTAACAATTGACCCCACCAATAGggatttggagaaaatgaGATTGGAATTGAATAACCTTTCAGAATACACTTTGGACGATGAGTACTACAACAGTTTGCAGGACGATGAAGTTGCCatctctgatgaagaaacaCATCCAGCCCCAGCATATATACCACCTTCATCCGCTCCAGTTCCAGTGTCATTACCCACACCCATATCTTCTTCTATTGGTAAGACTACGAAGAGGTTACAACCTTCGGGTAGTAACACTCCAAAGAGTTCTGTAGAGGAATCGAAAGTAACTCCGCCTGCTGGGTCTTCTCCTCCCAACGCCACTCAATCGACAACCAGCAAACCAGAGGGAAGACAAAGAGCTAGGTCGGTTCCTAAATTTAAGTTCAGGAAGCGGAGTCAtccaccaccaaagaaTAACTCACCCAATAATAATCAAAACAATGGCCATCATTACAATGGCGGTAAACCAATCAAAAATAATTACAATTTCAGTTACAATCATCATAACAACAATAACGGTTACACAAATAACAATAATAACCAAAaatattttcaattctatGGCGATAAGCCAAAGATCATTAAGCATTCAAGGAAGCCTCTCGGCATCCCAACCCCAAATACCCACATTAACACCTATTTTCATGACTATCAAAAGAGTAGGCAAGACAATGGTTACTCAAGCCACAATAGTTTCAATACTAGAGATTTTTTCACCCCACCAAGTGTTAATAACAGGTATATGGAGGGCATTTTCAACCATAATCATACAAGCAAGCCAAATATCAAGCATTTAAATTTCCCCACGAATGATTCAAAAGGCAAGAATAACAGGAGACCTAACGCGGGGAATCGTCTTTCCGTTCCACGGACAAAGCAAACTTCACAAGGGCTGGTGTTAAGTCATCACTCGCCTGGTAAGTACATTCCTCCAAATGCAAGGAACTATTTTACAAGTCATCACCCCAATGTTCCTGACATTTCTACCGTATTAAGAACCCCAACCTACCATGAAGAGCATTCCAACAACGATCTCGCCAACAAGAATGACAGCAACGGTGGCGGAGTTGATTTAGATGATGTTCTGTTTACTCTCGAAGAGAATGAGCATGATCTCCCTCTTAGCGATATCAATAAGCTATCTCTTTATGAGCCACCGATCAGCTCCCATGACACGAATTTACATGAGAGAACCGGAAGCGACTACCCTGACCTATTGAAGTCACCGGAACCAGTCAAGACGAACATTACTGTTACTGAGAACCCTTATGCTAGCCAGTTATTAGATGGTGGTGCCAGCGGGAAGAATCATATTTCCACAGCTCAACATCGCAAAAGTGTAGCTTCAGAGCACAAATATAAGCCAGGAGTTTACGTTCCGCCTCATCATCGTAAGAGCTCAACATCTCCCACTTCGGCGAACGAGGCTACCTTATCGGTTATGAATAATTCATTCAATTACTCCACTTCTTTTGGCTCTAAGTACGCTTCGGCCAATTCAGGCCAATCCATGAATTACCAGGCACCGTTTTTAtcctctttgaaaaatcactCGACTACGACGACAGCTCTACAGGATAAAGACGTTTTTGCCTACACTGATAATGATGCTATATTGTTctcagaagatgaaaacGACATAGATGATCCTCAAGACGGCAAGACCATGTTTGGACCTTATGAGATTCATGATTACGATGGAGCTTCATATGGTAAGCTTCGCGCAGGGCGGAAATCTAGCACCATACATGATGAGGCCGTTGGTTCATTGGAGCAATACAAAAATAACTGGCTGATgttgcaacaacaacaggaTTAA